Below is a genomic region from Peptostreptococcaceae bacterium.
AGTGCTAAAGGAAGTTGATATTGAAGTAATGGAAAATATCGGGGAAACGGGTGTAGTCGGAAGAATACAGGGAGACAATGCGGCAGGTCGTTAAAAACGCAAAAGCTTTGGCCGAGGCGCTTGAAAAGTATGGATTTAGAATGGTGACCGGCGGCACGGACAATCATCTATTGCTAGTTAATTTGAGATCAAAGGGTCTGACCGGAAAGCAATTCGACGAGGCACTCGAATCGGCAGGCATCACAGTCAATAAGAACATGATTCCAAACGATCCCGAAAAACCCATGGTTACAAGCGGTGTTAGAATCGGAGTTACGGCCATGACGATAAAAGGTGCAAAGGAAGATGACATGCGATTAATAGCGAATCTCATGAATAAAGTTGCCGACAATCCTGAAGATGAGAAAACCTTGAATAAAGTGGAAATAGAGGCAATAAAATTAAGTTCCGGATTTCCGTTATACGAAGGCATACTATAGCTCGCATTTTTAATAACTCCCTTGTTATTGAAAGGTAAAGAACATTGTTTTGACGGGTTGAAAAATTTTTTGTAAAATTCAAAAAAAGAAGTGCAAATTAATATTTTTGTAGTATAATGCAATTAAAGGTGGTCAGACCATCGGACGGTAGTAAGGTGGAACGGCAAAAGGGTGGGGACGTAATCAAAGGGGAGATTGTATGATAAAAGATTTTCAAAAGATAAAGAAAGCCACTATTTCCGAGACTATAATCGAACAGATTAAAAAAATGGTTCTTGATGGACAATTGACGCCTGGGCAAAAATTGCCATCAGAAAGGGAGCTGACAGAAATACTGGGAGTCAGCAGATCGTCGATCAGAGAGGCGATGAGGTCTTTGTCTTCAATAGGATTGGTTGATATTCGAAGTGGGGAGGGGACTTTTCTGAATGACAACACAAATTTGTTGACAGATCATTTCCAATTGCAGTGCTTGATGAAAAAATACAGCATACTTGAATTGGTTGAGGCCAGAAAAATGATAGAGATTGAAATAATAAAATTAGCAATTGTAAGAGGAAATTCAAACGACATTGATTATATTATAGAAAGATACATGGAAACGATGGAAAACAAAAATTCACCGTTAGAATTCATAAAGGCGGATTTCAATTTTCATATGGCCATAGCCGAGGCTTCCAAAAATCGTTATTTGGCTGAAATGCTGGCGGCAACAAGGGAACTGCTGCTGGAAATAAACACAGATGTGATAAGAAAACCGGGACAGATTGATAAGGCTATAATAACTCATGAGAGCATCATTGATGCAATCAAGAGCGGTGATATATATAAGGCGCAAGTGCAAATGGGTTCGCATATCGATATGGTTGCTGTTGTAATGGGTGATATTGAGTGTGGAAATGATGCATCCTGCACCAGTAAAGAGGATTTGCTAAAAACCGTAGAGCATTGATTGAAAGATAAATGTTTTATGGAATGATAATTAAATAAGCGCTAATCGATTCGCTTATTTTTTATACACAATTTTAAGAATAATCAGGCATTTGCCTGGGAAAGAAGGTAAAAAAATGAAGCTTAAAGAAATCGAAGGAATTAAAATGGAGGGCATGCCGTATTTCAATCCAAAATACTGGGTTTCGCCAATCAACTATGAACCGTCCATAATCAGCAGATATCCTAAGGACATACTGATTTATGATGTGACTCTTAGGGATGGAGAGCAAACTCCTGGCGTTGCCTGGAATGAAGACGAAAGAGTCCGAGTAGCCCTTGCACTTGAAGAGATGGGGATAAAAAGAATCGAGATCGGTATGCCGGCTGTGTCGGATTCTATCGGTAGAGCTGTCAAGCGTCTTATGAATATGAATTCAAAACTTGATTTAGTGGCTTTATGCAGGGCAAACAAGAAAGATATTGATATGTGTTTGGACATAGGTTTCAAATCGGTTATTGTTGAGCATTCCATTAACCCGTACCTATGCAAGCATGCTCTTAACCTGGACGTTGACCAATTGCTGGAACGACTCATAACATCTGTTGAGTATGCGAAATCGCAGGGACTGAACACAAACTTTTTCGGATGGGATGCTTTTAGAACTTCCATTCCGTATCTGGAAAAGATATTTGGCACCGTAGTAAGAGAGGCGAAACCAGATTCCGTGACACTTACAGATACTTTTGGTGTTGCATTGCCATCGGCAGTTAAGCTTACAGTAGAGAAAGTAAGAGCGGCTATTGGAGATGTGCCTTTGGAATTCCACGGACACAATGAATTTGGATATGGAACCGGTGCGGCGATGGCTGCCGTAGAAGGCGGGGCATCTGGAATCCATTGTGCGGTCAACGGCCTTGGAGAAAGGACTGGAAATGTTCCTACCGAAGAGGTTGTCATGGCACTCGAATTGTTGGTAGGCGTAAACACGGGAGTGGATTTGAGCAAGATTCAGGGAGTATCGAATTTGGTTTCCGAAATAGGAAAAGTTCCTGTTGCCAAGAACAAGGCAATTGTCGGGACGAATTTGTCCAAGGTAGAGTCAGGTCTGGTTACAGACATTGTTTACAGAATGAAAAAAATAGGAATAGATACCGGAATGTCTCCGTTTACTCCGGAACTTATCGGAGGCGAACCTTTCGAGTATGTAATAGGCAAGGGTAGCGGAAAGGCAAATATCATAGTATACCTCGAGAAGAACGGTTATGATCCCGAAAAAGTAACAAAAGAACAGATGGGGGAAATCATAGAAA
It encodes:
- a CDS encoding FadR family transcriptional regulator, with product MIKDFQKIKKATISETIIEQIKKMVLDGQLTPGQKLPSERELTEILGVSRSSIREAMRSLSSIGLVDIRSGEGTFLNDNTNLLTDHFQLQCLMKKYSILELVEARKMIEIEIIKLAIVRGNSNDIDYIIERYMETMENKNSPLEFIKADFNFHMAIAEASKNRYLAEMLAATRELLLEINTDVIRKPGQIDKAIITHESIIDAIKSGDIYKAQVQMGSHIDMVAVVMGDIECGNDASCTSKEDLLKTVEH